Sequence from the Fodinibius salicampi genome:
TTTTCCCGGCCATTTCTATTAGCCAGTTTGAACAAAAATTTGATGGAATAAAATCAAAATATCCGGATGCGACCCATCACTGTTACGGATGGCGAATAAATTCCCATAACATTGAAGAATTTGCGCAGGACGATGGAGAGCCAAATGGAACAGCGGGTCGCCCTATTCTGAATCAACTAAAATCATATAATATTGTTAACTGCGGCTGTATTGTCGTACGCTATTATGGTGGCACCAAATTAGGAAAATCAGGACTTATCCAGGCTTATGGATATTCAGCCAGACTATGTCTGGACAAAGCTAAGTTACTTACACTAATACCCACGCGTAATTTTCGAATCACCTACCCTTACCACTGCCAGTCACAAATTGATCAGCTTAAGAATAGTTTTGATCTGAAAGAAATTAAGGCACAATACCTGGAGGAAGTTAGCCTTGATATAGCGTGTCGAACAGAAGAGGCGGAACAATTATGGAAAAAACTTACTAAACTAACACATCAGAAT
This genomic interval carries:
- a CDS encoding IMPACT family protein, which codes for MKTVQKTNKTSFREKGSKFIGYLFPAISISQFEQKFDGIKSKYPDATHHCYGWRINSHNIEEFAQDDGEPNGTAGRPILNQLKSYNIVNCGCIVVRYYGGTKLGKSGLIQAYGYSARLCLDKAKLLTLIPTRNFRITYPYHCQSQIDQLKNSFDLKEIKAQYLEEVSLDIACRTEEAEQLWKKLTKLTHQNIKAAKIGNGFVTLPSKE